DNA from Plasmodium yoelii strain 17X genome assembly, chromosome: 13:
agtatttatacatatggaataatttatatagttttttgaattatattttatcctatttattatatagtattaatataaatgattatatttattttaattctaTATATGATAATGCAAAAAAATTTTGTATTTGTTATGATATTGTTGTATTATATTGGAGAAATAATCAAATTTTCGTTAACAAAtcaatggaaaaaatattccGATTTTTGttgaataatttaaatttatattattcaaaTCATATAAATGATTGGATTAAAAAGGgcaaaataaatgataaatataatgaattttttgTCTATTCCCAAAATAAATCATTAGTACAAAAACATGATCACAGTATgctttttataaaaaaacaaaatgattATGTCTTATGCCCCGagttttttaattctttcatttttttcttaataaGTTTAggaaataatatacatttatatatgaaaattaaaaatgagcAAGACGCTATCGATTATATTGATTATTACATAAAAGAGGAAGATAATTCTATGTCCcaccaaaaaaatataaaaaaatatggcaaaaataattattattcagATGTATTACATAGGAAAAATTTCAATAATAGTTCCAAATTTTATGAAGACAAAGCTTCTACAGATGACACATATGAAGatgatattattttgtttagaGAACAATCAGATTCACATAAAAAGTTACACGAAAATACTCTGGATTATTACTACAATTTAgagaacataaaaaaaattcaaaataacTCATTGGATatattatctaaatttttaaagatacgaaaaaataaaaatagggGATTaccatattttaataaaaatgttatatcattaaatatttcctatgatatatttataaaaaaatattttcaagaacaattttttagcttttataaaaaaagtaaccgtatatttttacatagcataataaaatattctaGTCTTTTAGAATATTTTTGTTGTATGCGCAGTTTAGTATTTCTTGAAATTAATGATTTTATCTCACCTTTTTtcgaatttatttttaaagatGTTTTGAGCCCTATTATTGATGAAAGAAAAATGAATTACACATTTAGGCAATGTGTTATTAATAAGATTATTATGAATTGTGACAAAgcagataataaaaatatatatatagataatgAAGAACCACCTAATTATACatgctcattttttttgcataaaaaatttgtattacttcatatgaaaatattattatctatGGATAATACTTATTACATtaatcattttaaaaaattgcaccataatacaatttttaatttccaaaaaaatataaaaaaaagtgataaccacggaaaaaaatatatacccAACCTTTTTGACTGTGCTAACAAAATCGACGACCCAACAAAACAATTCAGAGATCATACTAATATTAATAGAATTGACCACATAGGAAGTGATCAAAATGGTAATCAGTTATATGACGAACAAGACCAACGAACTAATAATCAACATGTAACTCAACAAATGGATTTAGCTAGCCATACAttgttaaatattaataacgATGAAATTGGGTCTAATGTGAATAAcagtttttatttaaattctaaaaatgaaataataacaaaCGGATGTATACGAAATGAGccaattcaaaaaaataatacacatAATATTGTtggtataaaaaatgaatataatgaaaaagatcAGAAAAACGTTgataataatagaaaaaatgatACTAATGATTTAgaagataaaatatatatacgtaatgaattaataaagaatttttataaagaagagataattataaatgtacttaaaaatatatatttcagaTTGAAAGAAAACAAAATGTACAATAATAACATCAACGTTATTACTAACAGAAATTTAATGATTGAAACAAAAGGTGGaccatttataaattttttgtttGACTCTAATTGTTTAGAAAAATATTCAgctatattttctttttttttagaaattaaaaaatctttgcatatattaaatttggttcatatattttataaatatttaaagacAAAAAGAGCTGAAGAAGCTTTGcaatttcataattttcatattattattacagcATTGTGcatattaaaatatagaattttttttttcttaaatacTTTATATACCTATTATCAATGGATTTTAACCTTTGCATggaataattttttgttaaatctATATGCTTCAAAATCCttatatcatataaaaaataatcatgaattatatttaaatttcttATTAGAAGCAATGCTAATACCTATAACTACTGAACATCAAGAATTGTACAATTATTACGTAAAcaatgattataaaaataatagtgaaATTTACAAACAATTTGAAGCAaacttttataatttttccgAAAAAAAGGGTCAGCAAGATGTATTCGAAAGAAGCACacatttatcaaaaaataatagtactaataatatgcaaaatatagaaaataaaagtgaATACAAAGGCGAAAAAGGCtttaataatttacataaaaaatcGCTATTAAATGAACTATTTTCtaataacattttaaatatattatttatacctacccaaatatatgaaataatgTCAGAATTAAGCAAGTACTTTAATATTAGTTTTGACATAAACTTTGACAATTCTTATGATAACTTTGAGTACGAAAGGGACGAGGAAAATGACGAATTCgaaaatgatgatgatgaagatGAAGACATCGAtcaagtaaaaaaaaatataataaatgaaaattataatgaaaaaggcgttaataatttgaataatgagaataatttaaaatacaCAGAAAAAGAGCAAGccttattttatataaaaaataatatcaaatCGCTTTTAAACATTTTTGAAATACACTATGCTGAATTTATGatgaaattaaatattatttcctTTAACATTGAAGAAAATAGTTTTTTTGGacctaataaaaattccaaactttttaatcatataataagaatggacaaaaatattttaaaaaaaatttcaatACTCGAATATATGTTATCGTTTCGATCATTTTCAAGTACCCCTACACATTGTTTACCATGATTTTTTCTCAACCTCATTTGGGGggatatacatatacacatTATTATAACTGCACGCGTATATATGTAAGGAGTATTATtccaataatatatatatgtatgattttattttttgacattttttattaaatgcaTTTCTTTACGAATAAGCCTGTCGTTTAATTGTCTTTCGTTTGCCTActcttatattatttgttttttgtttttttgttttttttatattttttttttgttcttttttaACTTTCACAAATTTAATATCCCTCTTCAATTTTGTGGTAATTTGCAAGGAAACTACCacactaatatatatatataatatatatttctataaaaaataaagacatGTTTTCTTCACAatcatttaataattatagactatataaaatatcaaatataaatagtgaataaacataattttctccaaaaaataaatacaaatgaAACTAAAACAGCATACGAGATAATATTCAAATAGTAAAAGTCGATAAACAATGTCGCCATCCCTATATTGGCATAAAATGTTTGACAAAAATTtgcattataatataaatggtGCTAATAATAAATA
Protein-coding regions in this window:
- a CDS encoding gamma-tubulin complex component, putative, which produces MTSSYINEVKKKQKTYLSYLFCKFEKYTNEKFLNDLMNKSLNEISLYPFQDVNDNEVINDINEFINELTINAEYKKKRIFKHICETFLSDNFYIYNDKDRYELKYIILKVLFLTSEKSKHDKLKEIDLIYDKYFNNNNDDKRKEENDITVLNINEQKALNDINNFNIKENQKYLDELHNSYDDDSQFNFSSSENDDNVDNKEEFCKRSNELNNYVNNENDDPDYNNTNVQSDRDDIFNETEYNNFIGNYMKSKNELVYENVIKKISMCAYKYPHYENVKDKLRYASAHFGRNSHEMADDEDGYCDDYHYSDDFYDDSPLRNYEPNYNKNKNIYKKNYDEKNENFQNNLDESYDEYIFTNLKKKQNKNKFYLFTSKPKEQYFFNNINFFDEEIHNNIETEQNLIYETDIYNLHNIFINEDIQRSEDSHFKQQTSSISNGDHNSIRNMSLNEQAQTKIDQIHNINENLSFDKNSDHIVKYKINDKDALLESGNQDKHCNQILIGENYINNRNTLAKGVKTAIKTPRVKKKNPFYVSEIFIIKEILMMLSFNCPIKFKGIFFTNFMDFLFDKPMDRNKIKDDFLFYIEIKKKIISNGNLGTTHQGKHRLSSDTQNNNITSEQIINSDIITYYAVISEMMKIKLYNIRRTTFKNYIKNIKKISIKLFYIHIFFFLINKFRHFFFFLPCKLSNMFNYIIYIRDNFSYKDGKRNFFPLLDQFCMNNNNNDQKGHNLNIYYQGNFMDCFVDSLKTIYTEWGFIINILYNYHIILVLRQYNIVPIKDDQILDLLQKLNTIKILDYIKLEDFVNLKRKKKRSKKYTNNFPKREYIHVCSYNDNKMGQNHENCEKNLTDEEKKNTNKIDTDDISNFRSLSLIHLGYLINKYLYIWNNLYSFLNYILSYLLYSININDYIYFNSIYDNAKKFCICYDIVVLYWRNNQIFVNKSMEKIFRFLLNNLNLYYSNHINDWIKKGKINDKYNEFFVYSQNKSLVQKHDHSMLFIKKQNDYVLCPEFFNSFIFFLISLGNNIHLYMKIKNEQDAIDYIDYYIKEEDNSMSHQKNIKKYGKNNYYSDVLHRKNFNNSSKFYEDKASTDDTYEDDIILFREQSDSHKKLHENTLDYYYNLENIKKIQNNSLDILSKFLKIRKNKNRGLPYFNKNVISLNISYDIFIKKYFQEQFFSFYKKSNRIFLHSIIKYSSLLEYFCCMRSLVFLEINDFISPFFEFIFKDVLSPIIDERKMNYTFRQCVINKIIMNCDKADNKNIYIDNEEPPNYTCSFFLHKKFVLLHMKILLSMDNTYYINHFKKLHHNTIFNFQKNIKKSDNHGKKYIPNLFDCANKIDDPTKQFRDHTNINRIDHIGSDQNGNQLYDEQDQRTNNQHVTQQMDLASHTLLNINNDEIGSNVNNSFYLNSKNEIITNGCIRNEPIQKNNTHNIVGIKNEYNEKDQKNVDNNRKNDTNDLEDKIYIRNELIKNFYKEEIIINVLKNIYFRLKENKMYNNNINVITNRNLMIETKGGPFINFLFDSNCLEKYSAIFSFFLEIKKSLHILNLVHIFYKYLKTKRAEEALQFHNFHIIITALCILKYRIFFFLNTLYTYYQWILTFAWNNFLLNLYASKSLYHIKNNHELYLNFLLEAMLIPITTEHQELYNYYVNNDYKNNSEIYKQFEANFYNFSEKKGQQDVFERSTHLSKNNSTNNMQNIENKSEYKGEKGFNNLHKKSLLNELFSNNILNILFIPTQIYEIMSELSKYFNISFDINFDNSYDNFEYERDEENDEFENDDDEDEDIDQVKKNIINENYNEKGVNNLNNENNLKYTEKEQALFYIKNNIKSLLNIFEIHYAEFMMKLNIISFNIEENSFFGPNKNSKLFNHIIRMDKNILKKISILEYMLSFRSFSSTPTHCLP